Part of the Oncorhynchus masou masou isolate Uvic2021 chromosome 24, UVic_Omas_1.1, whole genome shotgun sequence genome is shown below.
agcgcactgggctatgggcacgtactggcgacaccgtgcgcttaaccgcataacatggtgcctgaccagtaaggcgctgcttataataagcacgaggagtgagctcaggtctgctacctggcttacCCCCACACCTCGTGTGTCACCCCCCAAAAATTGGGGGCTACCTCTCGTACCTGtagcgctgccgtgctgcctcctcatatcgccgccgctcagctttcgctgcctccagatCTGCTTTGGGgcagcgatattccccagcctgtgcccagctggccgctgttgctgctgctgtcgtcgctgtcttttaccacgccgcttggtccttggttggtgggtgattctgtcacgggattcttctgttgaagaagaggcggaccaaaatgcagcgtgggaTGTTTTCATCatgaattttaataaagaaaacactgaacactgaaacactatacaaaaacaataaacaaaataacgaccgtgaagctaatgagaactgtgctgacataagccatcaacatagacaatcacccacaaacaaacagtgaaacccaggctacctaagtttgattctcaatcagagacaactaatgacaacttcctctgattgagaaccatactaggccgaaacataaaatcccaaaatcataggaaaacaaacatagactgcccaccccaactcatgccctgaccatactaaataatgacaaaaacaacagaaataaaggtcagaatgtgacaggtaGGCCATGGGTTAGCTATAGCAAATGGGGTCGCTATTGTTTTTTGGTTAGTGAATGTAGGGGTCGGGGTAAGCTGTGTGGCATAATCAACCGGATGTGCACCTTCAGTGCTATAATTTGATTGGTAGAATATACTCTACATGACCCCAAAAACAACCTGAGAAATAGCTCAAAAAGTATgccgaccccttgactttttccaaattttggtAAATTACAGCCAAATACTGAAagggattaaaaaatatatattatttttttaaatcaatctacacacaataccccataatgacaaaaatatcataggtttttagaattttggggaaatgtataaaatattaaacacagaaataccttacttacataagaattcagaccctttgctatgagactcgacattgagctcaggtacatcctggttccattgatcatccttgagatgtttcttcaacttaattggagtccacttgtggcaaattcaattgattggacatgatttggaaaggaacctgtctacataaggtcccaaaATTGaaagtacatgtcagagcaaaaaccaagaaatgaggtcgaatgaattgtccgtagagcatcgttgaaggtctccaagaacacagtggcctccatcactcttaaatggaagaagattggaaccaccaagactcttcctagagctggccacccggccaaactgagcaatcggggcagaagtgccttggtcagggaggtgaccaagaacccgatgttcactctgacagagctccagagttcatctgtggagatgggagaaccttccagaaggacaaccatctctgcagcacttcaccaatcaggcatttatggtagagtggccagatggaagccactcctcagtaaaaggtacatggcagaccacttggagtttgccaaaaggcccctaaatgactctcagagaAACAAGATTAACTAGTCTaattaaaccaagattgaactcttcggcctgaatgccaagcatcatgtctggaggaaacctggcaccattcctacggtgaagcgtggtggtaccagcatcatgctgtggggatgtttttcagcagcagggactgggagactagtcaggatcaagggaaagatgaacagagcaaagtacagacatatatttgatgaaaacttgctccagagcgctcaagacctcagacagATGCAATGGTTCAACTACCAACAGTACCACGACCCTAAGCACCCAGCCAAGACAATGGAGGAGTGGCttcaagacaagtctctgaatgtccttgagtggcccagccagagcccggacttgaacctgatcgaatatctctggaAAGAGCAGACaatacgctccccatccaacctgacagagctttatatgatctgcagagaagaatgggagaaactgcccaaatacaggtgggccaagcttgtagcatcatacccaagacgattcaatgctgtaatcactgctaaaggtgcttcaacaaagttctgagtaaagggtttgaattcttatataaatgtgatatttcagttttttatttgtgataaatttgaaaacatttcttgaaacctgttttgctttgtcattgtgtggtattgtttgCATATTGATGAGGGGAATAAACATTTTAAgcaactttagaataaggctgtaacgtaacaaaatgtggaaaaagtcaaggtgtctgaatactttccgaattcactgtaTGGGGAGAAAGCTGAAGTCTCTACTCAACTGTTGATGTATATCCTCTGTCTGATTCCTAGTTCATCCACTAGAGAGCAGTAGGAGATCACATGACATCTCTTGGGCACTTGAAACAAATTGTGTCTGGTTTGGGTAGTGAGCCTGACATCTTAAAATGAACTTAGCGATCAGGGCTTTCAAGTTCAACTAGCTTTCAGTCTCACTCCAGAATAGAGGTTCATCCATGTTTCTGAAATGTTAAATTTCGAAGTTGTTGCTAATGTCAAATTTCAAGTTGTTTAAGATTAAGTTTTGGCATTAACTACACATTTTTAAGGATAGGGTTAAGcttaggcattaactcagaaatcttaaggttaggcattaactccgaatggttaaggtaagtttTAAGGTTTTGGATAGgtttaaaacaaaaatctcaaaaacaactttcttTTGCTGGATTCGAACTTGCTCAAACGTCCAAAAGACATCAGCATTTGTCAGTGATTAGTGGGAACTGACTTAATAAATACCCCTCTTTGTCAGGAGGTTTATGCTTGTGGAATATATGCCTACTACATTTAAAGAGGTGGTGTCAGGTAACTAGGCTACGTTATCCCCACTTTTGTCCTACATTTTGGCACAAAACGGCTCAATATAGCCTGTCTGGGCTCATAATCACACTCATACAGTAGCCTTTGACTGCAGGAATGCTACCACTGAGAGCCCTTGCCCTGCCAATCTTATCAAATGTAGGATATTCACATCAGATTTTGCAGATCATTTTTATTTGATTATATCCATGTTTGAATTGTGACTGTGATTTTCATATAGCCTACTTTAATCAACTTCAATGAAAGGAAATATGGCTTTTACAGATTAGGCCTAAAGAATAGAAAAACACAATGTTGTATTTAACTTCACTCTTTTATTATGTAAAGAAAAATAAACATCAGTGATGATCAGGAAGAGGGTTTATTGAATAATCAAATCACTTGAAACTACAAAGTTTACTGTCAACAGTCTCTCAAACTGTCAAATGTTTCTTTTTGTTGCTTTGGATTGAATAGTACATGGATTCTCTTCTCCCACCCTGTCTTCAAATGGGAAATCTCAACTGCTTAACTTAGGGCTTAACCCTCTTTGAGGTTTGATTCAAAGTATGTAGGAATCTCATAGGATTTAAGGAAATAAGCAATATCATCAAAAAGGCAACGTTGTTCCAAGCTCCTTATGTTCTCAAATAAGAAAATGTAACAATGATTTCTCTTAGCTTTGGGTGTGAGaaatatactgtacattgttTGTTAACTATTCAACCTATTATTTTATCAATCAATCATAGCCTATAACtgttctttatatatatatatatatatatatatatatatatatatatatatattgggtaAAATGTGATGCGAGAAAGGTTTGCATGGAGCAGGAAACATGAGCTATGATTTTACCACAAGTACATTTTGGTTACATAAACAACATCCCACTGGAAACCAGCATCAGTTCAACATCTAACTTCAATGTTTTTGTCTTATTACCAGTTAGAACTCATACTGTAGTTCCTAATAAGGCACTGAAAGAAGATGAGGAGAAAATGCTATTAGCCTGCTATTTTTCTGTTCGAGCTACATATCCAACTGCCCCTATTACTGTGGTCAATAAACATATTATATTGAACTATTGTAGGTTATATAATCATGTTACTCCTTAAAGCAGATAAGAAAAACTGTTATTCTGTCTTCACTTCACCGCAGAACTCATATGAGGGAAACTATTGTGTTACAATAAGTAGCTAAATGTATCTACCTATTGTGACTCTAACATAGGTAACCACCTCTCATTTGTGTGTTTGGTTAAAGGGAATTTTATCCAGACGTATTGGGTGGGGTCAAGAGGTCACTTTTGGGCATCATCTTGCAGGGTTAGAGGTCACTCTCTCCATAGAGGGCAGTGGAGAAGGCGGTGTAGTCTAGCGCCCCTGCGGATCCCCCTGGGCCACTGTAGCGGGGCATCCTCAAGATGCAGTACTCTGCCTGGTCAGGGGGGAgctctctcctcagctcctcaacCAGGATGTAGGGCTGTGGAGTcgggagaaaaacagagagaacacGGGCTCATGTAGGTAAATCCGCTTTAGCAAATATTAATAATCTGACAGAATAATATGCGTGTTGACCATTGTACTGAATCTGCCCCATCTGTTTGATTGACATGTTCCACTCAATTGTCACACTCCTGTtcactttctctcacacacacacaccttatcggCTGCCAGGATCCTGAAGGATGCCACAACCTGCTCGGCGGTGTCCGTGTCAGCGGTTTCTCTGGTCATAAAATCAATAAATGATTGAAAAGAGACCATGCCAGTGGCACTGGGGTCAACCAGCATCATGATACGGGCAAATTCCACTtcaccctgacagacagagagagagagatattagtgCGAGATCAGAGACAAGAGCACTGATATCTTTGTTCGTTATTACACATAGAATTAATACCTCTTGGTATTAGTATGCATTATTTGCATACTGTAATTCTGCGTGAGAACATTGAGACCCCTACCAAATCATAACCCATGGAGATCAGACAGGCCCTAAAGTCATCAGTGTCCATCGCCCCGTGTTTCTTCTGTAGTCGGAGGTCAAGGGTCATAGGGTGGAGGTTGGGAGTAGGTCACCTCACAGGGAGGggatgggatagagaggagggagggagaccaaGAGAAAGTGGATGGTAGAGCAGTGGAGATCCGGTAGGGGAGAAGACCAAAGCTAACATCAGAAacatggacacatacacacaaccacagaCGAAAGCTGCTACCGCCAACATAGtcataatgtagtgtattatttAGAGCCCACTATTGAAAAAATAGATAGAACTGGGAAATATGTGAGGTAGCAGCAAATTTGGTCTGTTCTAGAAGGATGGAAGAAGGCTAAGTCGTCAATGAGAGTCAGTCAGGAATCATGAAAGGTTAGAGGTCAGTAGGGGTGAGTACCTGATGTTCATTGCCCACATGACCAAGGCTGATCAGACAGGTCTTGATCTCCTCACAGTTTTCCTGTGTTCTCCTGGGATCAGGTGTTAGAGTTCACTCAgaggtgtcacacacacacacaaacacacacaagtgtCCACTGTCCATAACATGCAGCATTACAACAATGTAGAACCAATATAAAAAATAGAAATTGTATACATTATACAGACAAATTGGAATGGTATTATTTTTTAAGGCCACAGAGCAGTGACCATTCTATTACAGTATCAACAACAACATATTACCCCAGTTTCCTTACGCAGCTTCTGAATAAGATAGGCATGACAGTAAAAAAACTATTGTCAGTGGTATTATGCTACTTAACATGCCATTCAGGTTAAGTGTTATTATATGAGACTGAGAACCGGGCGCCCAGGGTGTGGATAGAGTACTATACCCGGTCAAAAtggttgaaggaggagcggaacTCGTGCATCTGTTCCTGGCTGATGCCCTTGGCGTCGCGGGTCAGGATCTGGGTCTCGATCTCATTGATGGTGCGGGCGATGGTGGTGAGGAGGAGCTCCCAGCCCACACGGATGTGCTTTTACCATGACGATTAAACACACCGACAgatatagacacagacagacagattaatCAGCTGTCAACAATATATTCCAAAAATGCACTTTGGGGTCTTGATGACATCCATCATCATTATCCCCATGACCACATCTAATCTATATAGACCACATGTAGAGACCGTCTCTCTGTGCTATCTGTACTGCTCTGCAGTACCTCCATGGTGTAGTTGGTATGCTTGTTGTCAAACACAAGGGACTCCTGGATGTGCTGGTGGTCTCCCTCCAGCTTGTCGATGTTGGGCTTGTAGGTAACGATGATGTGCTCAAACTGCTTCAGCTGGGTCATCTGGTCCTCCAATGTACCGCCCACCTCCAGGGAGCAGTGCCCAATCTCCTGTTAGAACCAAACAAATTAGCAAACCAGGTTTTTGCTCCGGATCCAAGGGTACCCTTAGACACTAAACTGATGGCTGACTCTCTGACCTCCATCCTTGTCTGTATCCAGGGTCCTATGAGGTTAGCCTGGGTAGCAAACAGCCGTCTCAACCTTTCATTAGTATGCTGCCGGGCTAGCTCCTCCTGGAGGGAGCCTTCTCTCTGGGGAACGAGCTTCTTCACCTGGTCAACAACATGGAAACAACGCATACATCAATCTGTCAGAAATTGGCTGTGTATGTGcatgccaaatcaaatcaaattttatttgtcacatacacatggttagcagatgttaatgcgagtgtagcgaaatgcttgtgcttctagttccgacaatgcagtaataaccaacaagtaatctaactaacaattcctaaactactgtctcatacacagtgtaaggggataaagaatatgtacataaggatatatgaatgagtgatggtacagagcagcataggcaagatacagtagatggtatcgagtaagtatatacatatgagatgagcatgtaaacaaagtggcatagttaaagtggctagtgatacatgtattacataaggatgcagtcgatgatatagagtacagtatatacgtatgcatatgagatgaataatgtagggtaagtaacattatataaggtagcattgtttaaagtggctagtgatatatttacatcatttcccatcaattcccattattaaagtggctggagttgagtcagtgtcagtgtgttggcagcagccactcaatgttacaggaaggccataaagatcatcaaggacatcaaccacccgagccactgcctgttcaccccgctatcatccagaaggcgaggtcagtacaggtgcatcaaagctgcgaccgagagactgaaaaacagcttctatctcaaggccatcagactgttaaacagccaccactaacattgagtgtgaatgcatatgtgtgcatgtgtgtctcaAGTTTATGTATGTACATTTTCAAGGTTGTACCTTGTCCCACTTGGCAAGGAGCTCCTCTGTGGTGATGGTGCTGTAGAGGTTGAGGAGGTTGGCCTTGATGCCGTAGCTCTGGGAGATCTTCTGCACCTCGTTGTGGATCCCCAGGATggcctgtctctctccgtctgcctCTGGGAGGGTGGCCTTGAACTGCTCATGGGCAGAGATCAGGCTCtgcaggggagaaggggaggagaggttgCAGTGTACTTTGGGCACTGAACCAAAATTACATGGCTGCAACATTTGTAACAACGGTAGTATGATTAAATTGTAACAGTGAGTATTACGTACCTGGACCTCATCGATCGTGTGTACAATAAACATATCCTGCAGATCCTCCATAGCCCCTTCCATCCAGTTGTTGAAAGGTGCTGATCTCTTGGCAAACTCCAGGAACAACTGATCAATGGTTTCCAGCAGCTTCTCTGTCCTCTGGAAAACAGGAGCGAGAAAGAACTTTGCCATTCATCTCATTGACAATTCATTAATATTGCTTCACCTGTTTGGGATGCTAATCCCAGGATGCATCACATTGACGTGACCCAATTGACCCCTGAGTTTGGCAAGATGGTCTACATGGATTAGGGCAGGGGCAGGTGGCAGACAGCAGCCCATGTCAGTCACCCTAATCCCAGGCCTGGATAAAGGTCTTTTGACATTTGCAAGTCATGAGCGTACAGTATGGATCAGAGGGGCTCAGAGGAAGGGGACTGTGGGCATCCTGCCAGCTGGATACTGCCATATCTACATGATTGTGCCTTTAGTTCTTCCCCTTATTTCGGTCAGAAGACTTAGTGGGCAACCAATAATCAGCTGTGTCTTCATTCCCAAGACCCAATGCCTAGCTATCGCAATAGAAAATACATGAGATGTAACTTTATTATGGATTAAGCTGACCTGTGAACACTCCACCCCAACCCAGGGTTACGTCATTCACTGCTTTACCTCCTCAGTTCTCAACTGGATTGATGGAACTGGTTCTCTTTTCACACTACCGAGATGTACTGTGCCGGCTTGCTTTTCACTGGGTTTAGCGCAGTTTAGCTGAGAACATAGCATGTCCTGTCCCTAACCTCAACCCCCTCCACTCACCTCCAaagcctctctcctcttctgggTCAATGTACCAAGTTGATCCCACAGATCACAGATGCTCTGACACCTCTTGTTGACAGAAGCCACACCATGATAGTCCAGCTCACTGCACAACACCACAGGAAACATACTGGTCAATCTAGGGCTGGAAGTGTACTGTGTTTTACTAACATAATACTGGTATTGATGCATGGACCAGTTTGGATTTTTACTGTACCTTCTCTAAcagtatttacattttttatttgttaCATTAAATAATTTAGCAATGACTgaaaaaatatgtcaatcatgCATTTTTATTGCCAGTAAGAAACTGTTAACAGCTGACAACTACTAGCTAACTTACTAGCAGACCAAGTCAACAACTTAGAGAGAACAAGCTTGCCAATTAGAGACCCCCAGAAATCATCCGACTGCAATATACTCCACTGAAATAAAAATTGCAAGTGAATCCATTGAAAAAACATGGTCACAGAGGAGAATAAGTATTCTTATGAAGGAAAAGTGACTTATTTACGAAAGAGAGGcacacaaagacaaaacaaatgtggTACAGTGTGGAAATTAGTTCAGGAAATTGATGAAAATTAACAGAATGGAGAAAGCCCAATAACATAACTTAAAATGTATTTGTTGCCACACCTAATCACAGATAACGTGCATCATACCATATTTATGTATTTTGAAAGTTCTATATCTTAAAAAACGTGATTGCTTACATGCAAAACATTtggggactatatcaacaatggactggtttttgggtggaattttcctttaagTAGAATGCAGATTGTATTCCTTGTCAACGCCATTTTAGGAATAGGATTTGGTAGGGATGATGGTTAGGAGTGAGGGTTAGAGGAAAAGTCCGCACTTGAGCTCCTGTGCGATGGCAGCGATCTGCTCCACCCTGTCCTGGTGAGCAGCCAGGTCACTCTCAAATGCCTCATGTTTCCTTAGCAATGCCCGCACCTCCGTCAGGGTGGCAGTCTCGTAGTCCTTCTGAGATAGAATCAGCTCTTTACCttggtcacagagagagaggagagattattgtttatttcacttttatatattatctacttcacttgctttggcaatgttaacatgttgcccatgccaataaagccctttgaattgaattgagagagaaagagagagagagacagagacagaggcagtgaAAGCGAGAGCAATGGCCATGAATCTCCCGTTAGTCAAAACAAATGCTGAAGATTTACTCTGACATTTTCCCATTGAAAAATCTCAAAGAATTTGGAGCTAATCACTTACATTCAAAGGTCAAACtctagacataccagagacataagTAAACACTGAACAGACAGACAATAATAGCCCAGACTGACCACTAGCCCAGGTCTCATGGGTGGTGGCTTTCTGGCAAAACTTTTCAGCCAggtggtccagtctctccagcctGCGGATCTCGgtcagaagccactcctcataaCCTTTCTCAGCCCCCTCCAGCCCCTGCCATGCACTGGCTATGTCCTACAGCAACATGGAGACACAAAGACACGCTCATCACACTCAGTTGATATGCTATTAAAATAGCTTTTTTAACTTTCTCAATATTCTGGTAAGAGTGCCTTGGTCTTTACCTTGGTCTTTTGGATGACCTATATCCATAGCTATCTATAGCTACTGTACTTTGACTGGTGGCTTGTGTTTCATCAGTTTCATATGATTCATCATTGAATGTTGGGTGTTAACACTTACAGATACCATCTTTCCTTCAGAAGGCATAAAAGCAGGCCGGTTGCTTATGCGCAGCTTGGTCTGCAAGGTATTGAAGCTTATCTCCAGCTGACACTTCTCCTGCACCTTGGGGGGCTTGTGCATGCGGCGGTAGTCCCTGAAATCCTCCAGCTTCCTCTGCATCTCAACCATGGTCTTCTCTGCGGCCCTGTTCTCTAGCCATGGGGTGGTCCGGCGGATCCACTCCAGTAGCTACGGAATACAGAAGGTAATGATGGAGTGGAGCTATGGGGTTTGTGTGTTGTTATTCCTCTCAAATCAATTAAGTTGAATTGGActttgaatttgatttgaatacttGGACATTTCCAAGTGGGGTAGAACTATGTCCCTAAGAGAGTTCACCAATATGAAAGCATATATCCAAAAGTATGCTTTACCTCGCTGGCCAGC
Proteins encoded:
- the LOC135512293 gene encoding alpha-actinin-2-like: MMTQIETTVHYDNGFGDEEVYMIQEDEWDRDMLLDPAWEKQQRKTFTAWCNSHLRKAETQIENIEDDFRNGLKLMLLLEIISGERLPKPDRGKMRFHKIANVNKALDFITSKGVKLVSIGAEEIVDGNIKMTLGMIWTIILRFAIQDISVEETSAKEGLLLWCQRKTAPYRNVNVQNFHISWKDGLAFCALIHRHRPDLIDYAKLNKDDPMGNLNLAFEIAEKHLDIPKMLDAEDIINTPKPDERAIMTYVSCFYHAFAGAEQAETAANRICKVLDVNQENEKLMEEYERLASELLEWIRRTTPWLENRAAEKTMVEMQRKLEDFRDYRRMHKPPKVQEKCQLEISFNTLQTKLRISNRPAFMPSEGKMVSDIASAWQGLEGAEKGYEEWLLTEIRRLERLDHLAEKFCQKATTHETWASGKELILSQKDYETATLTEVRALLRKHEAFESDLAAHQDRVEQIAAIAQELNELDYHGVASVNKRCQSICDLWDQLGTLTQKRREALERTEKLLETIDQLFLEFAKRSAPFNNWMEGAMEDLQDMFIVHTIDEVQSLISAHEQFKATLPEADGERQAILGIHNEVQKISQSYGIKANLLNLYSTITTEELLAKWDKVKKLVPQREGSLQEELARQHTNERLRRLFATQANLIGPWIQTRMEEIGHCSLEVGGTLEDQMTQLKQFEHIIVTYKPNIDKLEGDHQHIQESLVFDNKHTNYTMEHIRVGWELLLTTIARTINEIETQILTRDAKGISQEQMHEFRSSFNHFDRKKHGAMDTDDFRACLISMGYDLGEVEFARIMMLVDPSATGMVSFQSFIDFMTRETADTDTAEQVVASFRILAADKPYILVEELRRELPPDQAEYCILRMPRYSGPGGSAGALDYTAFSTALYGESDL